The Acipenser ruthenus chromosome 11, fAciRut3.2 maternal haplotype, whole genome shotgun sequence region TCATGTTATTGCGCAGgttcccttatacaagtttaccagagtaaaagcatagcaaaatgcaaTAACGCATGGGTAAGCATtctgaagcacagagagatatggttaaacattaataaacatggcagaccatggtaaatgcatagtataaccacggaGAAACGCATGTTAAAATTGCaaagataccatggtaaacttttctaagtgTGATACTAAGTGATTATATTAAGGGTTGATTTACTGTCTGTTTGTGTACAGCATGCAAAAGGGGGCAGTGTATTTCTGTGCAGGGGGGTGTATTTTGGATACAGtattgaaaatacaaataaacataaaaacatcATTGGGTGAGATTCCCAGAGATATGGACTGCCAAACCACAACAAATGGTGTCCCCTGCCATGAGACAAAAACAATTTGGAGTGAATGGGTTTTGAGCATCTATCCCATTGTTAGTTTTAACCTGTCTTTCATGTTCTCTTACAGGAACATGACTTTCTTCAGATCAAAATGGTTCTTTGTGGCTGCAAGGTGTATCATCCTGTGTGCTTTGCTGTTCGTTTGCATTGTGTTTGTGAGGAAAGACTTCAAACCCTCGACAGCGTCTTCAAAATCTGCTTTTGTTATTGCGAAACCAACCTTCTGGAAATACAGATCCAACAAGATCCAAACTGAAACCGTCAAACCCCCGAAACCGACTTTTAAATGCGTTTCAAACGTGAGCGATGCAGAAATACCTAAAGACTATCCAGAACTGCATCGTTTGTTCCTAAAATATAAGAGCTGCCGGACATTCCCAACCCTCCTAGAGCCCAAGAGATGTGATGGGGACCTCCACTTGCTGCTGGCTGTTAAGTCCACTGCTATCAATGTAGACAGAAGAGCCGCCATAAGAAGCACCTGGGGCAAAGAGGGGCTCATCAAAGGGAAGAAAACCAAGCTGGTGTTTCTTCTGGGCCAGTCCGAGGACAGGGTTAAATCCCAGCCCCTTCAACAGCTCCTGGCCTATGAAAACAGAGAGTTTGGGGACATACTTCAGTGGGGCTTTGTGGACAACTTCTTCAATCTGACCCTTAAAGAAGTCAATTTCCTGTCCTGGTTCACCAGGAAGTGCAGTAGCGCTGAATTTGTCTTCAAGGGGGACGACGATGTCTTTGTGAACACAGGCAACATAGTGGAGTACCTCAGTGATTTCAGTCCCAAGGAAAATCTTTTCGTGGGAGACGTCCTTCTTAATGCTCGCCCCATCAGGGACACGAAAGTGAAGTACTTCATTCCGCAGAAGATGTACAGCCAGAAACTCTACCCGCCCTACGCTGGTGGCGGAGGCTACGTGATGTCTCGAGAGACGGTGATTGGGTTGGAAGACACAGCACAGGAAATCGATCTTTTCCCAATCGATGACGTCTACATGGGAATGTGCCTTAAGAAAATGAATGTGACGTTATCCGTTCATCCGGGGTTCAAGACCTTCGGGATCCCGCATCCAATCAACCCCTTCGATCCGTGCATTTACAAAGAGCTCATGATAGTGCACAAACTGAACCCCACGGAGATGTGGATCATGTGGGCTTTAGTGAACGACCACAGCATGAAATGCTCTAGGTCTCCAAAGTGAATTGGAGCCTTGTAATGTCCAAATTGTTCCTGTGCAACGGGTTCTACTGTTGTCGTTTTTACTTCAGCCTGAAAGCAAGATTAACCCCTTTCTATCCTCCTCTTCAGAGACTTCTCATCAGGGAGGGAAATGACAATCCTGTTTATGCTCTTCATTGAGTTTCAAATAAAGCAGAACACCTAGGTAGTGTTTTTGAAGACCATAAATGTGCCAATCAAACCGGCATGAAAGACTCCTATATATTTAAAGATGCAGTGTCCCACAGTTCTGTTTAATTCTACACTTAAGTGTGTTTCTGTATAGGCTACTTATAATAATGTTGTACACAAAATACCTGTTAAGCTAATATTTTCATCAGAAGCCTCCTGGGGTGATAACCTTCATAATACAAAATTGTTAAAGAATAATAAGTGTAATGGGCACTGCACCATTAGGCCCATCTGTCTTTAGTGTATACTGTGAAGAATAACAGTGACGTCCCTAGTAATAGCTCTACTGGAATGCAGGGTGAGTCAGACCAGTGTGATGTGAGTCATGGTTCGAATCCTGTTCACACCAGGATGCTTTCCTTATGCACTGATTGTCTTACTCTCAAAGCCTTCTCCGAGACCTTTCCCATTACAGTGTGGTGTATGCTCCAACACAAATCTTTGACCTATGAATGTATGTAGTCTGGGATTATGGGCTCCCTCGCAATGCATGTGCACTGGTTTCTTAATGGGACCAGTATGAAGTGTAACGCTGCATCTCAGTGATCAATGGAATAGACCTCGACTTCTAATTCAAGACTAATGCCTAATAAGAACCAGGGGTCAAAACTCACCTTTTACATCTGGCAGGAATGAACCGTAGTCCG contains the following coding sequences:
- the LOC117426602 gene encoding N-acetyllactosaminide beta-1,3-N-acetylglucosaminyltransferase 4-like, producing the protein MTFFRSKWFFVAARCIILCALLFVCIVFVRKDFKPSTASSKSAFVIAKPTFWKYRSNKIQTETVKPPKPTFKCVSNVSDAEIPKDYPELHRLFLKYKSCRTFPTLLEPKRCDGDLHLLLAVKSTAINVDRRAAIRSTWGKEGLIKGKKTKLVFLLGQSEDRVKSQPLQQLLAYENREFGDILQWGFVDNFFNLTLKEVNFLSWFTRKCSSAEFVFKGDDDVFVNTGNIVEYLSDFSPKENLFVGDVLLNARPIRDTKVKYFIPQKMYSQKLYPPYAGGGGYVMSRETVIGLEDTAQEIDLFPIDDVYMGMCLKKMNVTLSVHPGFKTFGIPHPINPFDPCIYKELMIVHKLNPTEMWIMWALVNDHSMKCSRSPK